In a single window of the Amia ocellicauda isolate fAmiCal2 chromosome 20, fAmiCal2.hap1, whole genome shotgun sequence genome:
- the LOC136716046 gene encoding uncharacterized protein LOC136716046 — translation MAQRPSHPANSFYYPRLQTLPRLGFLHLHLVDSDTTNDRAPERERHNTEHTGVQSNDTRTINSTEPELESNHNKLTLHLSTRLSSVITNFENNTHGEPEPRGTPLDCEVSDWSRWGLCSRACGKGSRLRTRYILLQPANHGEPCPALEQYQDCEERACPPKQQGATPAPDSQDAVGENSTMVFYVAAPPSNTTVFFNGSLQPTNESSPAKPFSTQDPLDLYTSTPVSTQEDTSSHGQALNTSQLQSTDAPMRVNASPTST, via the exons ATGGCCCAGAGACCTTCCCACCCGGCCAACTCCTTCTACTACCCCCGCCTGCAAACCCTGCCCCGCCTGGGCTTCCTGCATCTGCACTTAGTGGACTCAGATACAACCAATGACAgagcacctgagagagagagacataacACAGAGCATACTGGTGTCCAGAGCAATGACACCAGAACCATCAACAGCACTGAGCCAGAGCTGGAATCAAATCACAACAAACTGACTCTCCACTTATCCACAAGACTGTCATCAGTCATTAcgaattttgaaaataatacacatGGAG AGCCCGAGCCCAGAGGCACGCCCTTGGATTGCGAGGTGTCTGATTGGTCGAGGTGGGGTCTGTGCAGCCGCGCCTGTGGTAAAGGATCCCGCCTGAGAACAAGGTACATCCTCCTTCAGCCTGCCAACCATGGGGAGCCCTGCCCAGCCCTGGAGCAGTACCAGGACTGCGAGGAGCGTGCATGTCCTCCTAAGCAGCAGGGGGCGACGCCTGCTCCGGACTCCCAGGATGCAGTGGGGGAAAACAGCACTATGGTTTTCTATGTAGCTGCTCCGCCCAGCAACACGACTGTCTTCTTTAATGGATCCCTGCAGCCCACCAATGAGAGCAGCCCAGCGAAGCCCTTCAGCACTCAGGACCCTCTGGATCTGTACACCTCTACCCCCGTCTCCACCCAAGAAGATACATCCTCACATGGACAAGCACTGAACACCTCTCAGCTCCAATCGACTGATGCACCCATGCGTGTTAACGCTTCTCCCACATCCACTTAa
- the slc25a28 gene encoding mitoferrin-2: MEADGFVRGRRMSAETPGGDGGVAGASAGAEIRWLGGRLWGVSEGIVGSLSPRIGGESELQPVQVQSPPEAAGIPEPEYEGLPQGASTSTHMLAGAVAGIMEHCLMYPIDCVKTRMQSLQPEPDARYRNVMDALQRIVRTEGIWRPMRGLNVTATGAGPAHALYFACYEKLKKTLSDVIHPGANSHVANGAAGCVATLLHDAAMNPAEVVKQRMQMYNSPYRSVLDCMRAVWQKEGAGAFYRSYTTQLTMNVPFQALHFMAYESLQETLNPHRQYNPTSHMVSGALAGALAAAATTPLDVCKTLLNTQESLALHSLNVSGHISGLAHAFRTVYRLGGIPAYFKGVQARIIYQMPSTAISWSVYEFFKYFITKHQHEKRKAHRDSDK, translated from the exons ATGGAAGCGGATGGTTTTGTGAGGGGACGGCGGATGTCAGCGGAGACCCCCGGCGGTGACGGCGGAGTCGCGGGCGCTTCAGCCGGCGCGGAGATCCGGTGGCTCGGCGGCAGGCTCTGGGGTGTCTCTGAAGGGATTGTGGGAAGTCTGTCGCCCCGGATCGGTGGGGAGTCTGAACTCCAGCCGGTGCAAGTGCAGAGTCCACCGGAGGCCGCAGGGATCCCCGAGCCAGAGTACGAGGGTTTGCCGCAGGGTGCTTCCACCAGTACTCACATGTTAGCTGGAGCCGTAGCCGGGATCATGGAGCATTGCTTGATGTATCCCATCGACTGTGTCAAG ACCCGGATGCAGAGTCTACAGCCTGAGCCAGACGCACGGTACCGCAACGTGATGGACGCCCTGCAGCGCATTGTCAGGACGGAGGGCATCTGGCGGCCCATGCGAGGGTTAAATGTCACGGCAACAGGGGCTGGCCCCGCCCACGCCCTCTACTTCGCCTGTTACGAGAAGCTAAAAAAGACACTGAGTGATGTCATCCACCCGGGGGCTAACAGTCATGTGGCGAACG GTGCTGCAGGTTGCGTGGCCACTTTGCTTCACGACGCTGCCATGAACCCAGCTGAAG TGGTGAAGCAAAGGATGCAGATGTACAACTCTCCGTACCGCAGCGTTTTAGACTGTATGAGAGCGGTGTGGCAGAAGGAGGGTGCGGGTGCGTTCTACCGCAGCTACACCACCCAGCTCACCATGAACGTCCCCTTCCAGGCCCTGCACttcatggcctacgagtccctGCAGGAGACGCTGAACCCCCACAGACAGTACAACCCCACCTCGCACATGGTGTCGGGGGCGCTTGCCGGGGCGTTGGCCGCGGCCGCCACCACCCCACTGGACGTGTGCAAGACGCTCCTGAACACGCAGGAGTCCCTGGCGCTGCACTCCCTGAATGTGAGCGGACACATCTCGGGCCTGGCTCACGCCTTCCGGACTGTGTACAGGCTGGGTGGGATCCCTGCGTACTTCAAGGGCGTGCAGGCCAGGATCATCTACCAGATGCCTTCCACGGCCATCAGCTGGTCCGTCTACGAGTTCTTCAAGTACTTCATCACCAAACACCAACACGAGAAGCGGAAAGCACACCGGGACAGCGACAAGTAG
- the LOC136715625 gene encoding ectonucleoside triphosphate diphosphohydrolase 7 → MARLSFSCLLPASWHFSVSPFSLGVTPRQRLVFLAFFLACFLLLFLAMLHTHRWSPAHRAGQLDKYMSIIETMEATDIANPSLNFGVVVDCGSSGSRVFVYYWPPHNGNPHSLLDIRQMRDHNRTPVVKKIKPGISTLAHTPDKASDYLQPLLKFAAEHIPKKKHKETPLYILCTAGMRLLSESQQGAILKDLFTDVPLEFDFLFSSSHAEVISGKQEGVYAWIGINFVLGRFDHAEEGDDAVVAVSTGTQNQQPISRKRTVGIIDMGGASLQIAYEVPSAITFSSPEQENAAKTLLAEFNLGCDVEHTQHVYRVYVTTFLGFGGNMARQRYEDFLVNRTVSRSRLTGDQTGISASSPYSDPCLPVGLEDSVQRDEQTVFLRGHGDWLKCQEVVRPFLGQPNTSASLLRVYRAPVDFHNSEFYGFSEFYYCTEDVLRIGGNYDSAKYARAARDYCATKWSTLTQRLDSKLYSSQADISRLKYQCFKSAWMYEVLHSGFKFPKDYPSLKTAQLVYDKEVQWTLGAILFKTRFLPLRDLQQEAFRPSHSSWPRFSFVYNHYLFLACILVVLLAILLYILRLRRIHRREQRQAETLDLLWVEEGEPLTG, encoded by the exons ATGGCAAG GCTCAGTTTCTCCTGCCTCCTGCCAGCTTCCTGGCACTTCAGCGTGTCCCCGTTCTCTCTGGGAGTCACACCACGCCAACGCCTTGTCTTCCTGGCCTTCTTCCTGGCCTGCTTCCTGCTGCTGTTCCTGGCCATGCTGCATACACACCGCTGGAGCCCGGCGCACAGGGCTGGCCAGCTAGACAA GTATATGTCCATTATTGAGACTATGGAGGCCACTGACATTGCCAATCCGAGCCTGAACTTCGGAGTAGTGGTGGATTGTGGCAGCAGTGGTTCACGAGTCTTTGTCTACTACTGGCCCCCCCACAATGGAAACCCCCACTCACTGCTCGACATCCGGCAGATGAGGGACCACAACCGTACCCCGGTGGTCAAGAAAATCAAACCAG GTATATCCACTCTGGCCCACACCCCTGACAAAGCCAGCGATTATCTCCAACCTCTCCTGAAGTTCGCAGCTGAACACATCCCcaaaaagaagcacaaagaGACACCTCTGTATATCCTATGCACAGCGGGAATGAGGCTGCTGTCAGAGAG CCAGCAGGGGGCAATCCTGAAGGATCTGTTCACAGATGTGCCCCTCGAGTTTGATTTCCTGTTTTCCAGCTCCCATGCGGAGGTCATCTCCGGAAAACAGGAAG GAGTGTATGCATGGATTGGTATTAACTTTGTGCTTGGCCGCTTTGACCACGCAGAAGAGG GGGATGATGCTGTGGTTGCCGTTTCAACTGGAACACAAAACCAACAGCCAATCAGCCGCAAGCGCACAGTGGGCATTATTGACATGGGTGGGGCCTCGCTGCAAATCGCATATGAGGTGCCCAGTGCGATTACCTTCAGCTCACCTGAGCAG GAAAACGCGGCAAAGACCCTGCTGGCTGAGTTTAACCTGGGCTGCGATGTTGAGCACACTCAGCACGTCTACCGCGTCTATGTCACCACTTTCTTGGGCTTCGGAGGCAATATGGCCCGGCAGCGCTATGAGGACTTCCTGGTCAACAGGACGGTCTCCAGGAGCAG GTTAACAGGTGATCAGACTGGGATAAGTGCCTCCAGCCCTTACTCCGACCCCTGCCTGCCCGTCGGCCTGGAAGACTCGGTGCAGCGCGATGAGCAGACGGTGTTCCTGCGTGGCCACGGGGACTGGCTTAAGTGCCAGGAAGTTGTGCGGCCCTTCCTGGGACAGCCCAACACCTCCGCCTCCCTCCTGAGGGTGTATCGGGCCCCCGTGGACTTCCACAACAGCGAGTTCTACGGCTTCTCCGAGTTCTACTACTGCACGGAGGACGTGCTGCGGATCGGGGGCAACTATGACAGCGCCAAGTACGCCAGAGCCGCCAGG GATTATTGTGCCACCAAGTGGTCAACCCTAACACAGCGACTGGACAGCAAACTCTACTCCTCTCAGGCTGATATCTCCAGATTAAA ATACCAGTGCTTTAAATCTGCATGGATGTATGAAGTGCTGCACTCTGGATTTAAATTTCCTAAGGATTATCCCAGCTTGAAGACTGCACAGCTGGTCTATGACAAAGAGGTGCAGTGGACTCTGGGGGCTATTCTCTTTAAAACACGTTTCCTGCCTCTCAG GGACCTTCAGCAGGAGGCATTCCGCCCGTCTCATTCCAGCTGGCCGCGCTTCTCATTCGTTTATAATCACTACCTGTTCCTCGCCTGCATCCTGGTGGTGCTCTTGGCCATCCTGCTCTACATCCTGCGCCTCCGACGCATCCACCGGCGAGAGCAGCGCCAGGCCGAGACTCTGGACCTGCTGTGGGTGGAGGAGGGCGAGCCTCTCACTGGCTGA